A window of the Streptomyces finlayi genome harbors these coding sequences:
- a CDS encoding type II toxin-antitoxin system Phd/YefM family antitoxin, with translation METKTYTTIDLRKGMGEILDRTRIAGEAAAITRKGKTVAYLVPAEWFEQMARRHQSHEDRHEAA, from the coding sequence ATGGAGACGAAGACGTACACAACCATCGACCTGCGCAAGGGGATGGGCGAGATCCTGGACCGGACCCGGATCGCCGGTGAGGCCGCCGCCATCACCCGTAAGGGGAAGACGGTCGCCTACTTGGTGCCGGCCGAGTGGTTCGAGCAGATGGCCCGTCGGCACCAGTCGCACGAGGACCGGCACGAGGCCGCCTGA
- a CDS encoding transposase: protein MSDVEWARVRPLLPVPAWLGRRAGRPESYCHRQMIDAVRYLVDNGIKWRAMPADFPCWERVYAFFRRWREHGLIAEFHDRLREQVRTRAGRNPQPSAGIVDSQSVKAAANVPAASRGYDGNKKINGRRRHIVTDTLGLLLSVHRNQPAQPHRGLSRQGPGRGPTAPTAS, encoded by the coding sequence ATGTCGGACGTGGAATGGGCGCGGGTGCGCCCGTTGCTGCCGGTCCCGGCTTGGCTGGGCAGGCGGGCGGGCCGGCCGGAGTCGTATTGCCACCGGCAGATGATCGACGCGGTCCGCTACCTCGTCGACAACGGCATCAAGTGGCGGGCGATGCCCGCGGACTTTCCCTGCTGGGAGCGGGTGTATGCGTTCTTCCGCCGGTGGCGGGAGCACGGGTTGATCGCCGAGTTCCACGACCGGCTGCGCGAGCAGGTCCGGACGCGGGCAGGCAGGAACCCGCAGCCGAGCGCGGGGATCGTGGACTCGCAGTCGGTGAAGGCCGCCGCCAACGTTCCGGCCGCCTCACGTGGTTACGACGGGAACAAGAAGATCAACGGGAGGCGTCGGCACATCGTGACCGACACCCTGGGGCTGCTGCTGAGCGTGCACCGGAACCAGCCCGCGCAGCCCCACCGGGGGCTCTCCCGCCAGGGCCCCGGCAGGGGCCCTACGGCTCCCACCGCGTCGTAG
- a CDS encoding MazG-like family protein, translating into MDTLWDNIEKLSAVCRAAGAHLPDEELKALQVGKVAEEAGEAMHALHGLKGLTTCGDDHAWSEVQNDLVGAVIAALLAMHYIDPTGARATFDEILHRRTRRGREAAA; encoded by the coding sequence ATGGACACCCTGTGGGACAACATCGAGAAGCTCTCCGCCGTCTGCCGAGCGGCTGGCGCCCATCTGCCCGACGAGGAACTCAAGGCCCTCCAGGTCGGGAAGGTCGCCGAGGAGGCCGGCGAGGCCATGCACGCCCTCCACGGCCTGAAGGGCCTCACGACCTGCGGTGACGACCATGCCTGGTCCGAGGTCCAGAACGACCTCGTCGGCGCCGTCATCGCCGCCCTCCTGGCCATGCACTACATCGACCCCACAGGCGCCCGCGCCACCTTCGACGAGATCCTCCACCGTCGGACGCGCAGGGGCCGAGAGGCTGCGGCCTGA
- a CDS encoding UDP-glucose dehydrogenase family protein: MRVSVIGCGHLGIPHAAAMAEIGHEVIGVDLDQAKIDRLNVGECPIYEDGLPELLSTHTATGRLRFTTSLEEAAEFADVHFLAVGTPIDADGRSYDTGQVFGAARALAPHLSRPTVIIGKSTVTVGTSRDLGALLARLSPAGEDVEVVWNPEFLREGHAIDDTLRPDRIVVGVPSARAEDAVRQVYAPLLANGIPLFVTDPATAELIKGAANAYLGMKISFINGVADMCTAAGADVQQLTEAIGLDPRIGRGGLNADPGYGGGCLPKDVRAFTASASTLGATEAAILLRAAEQVNESRPTAALKLIERTLGHPVDGVRVTVWGASFKAGTDDVRESPALAIAALMHQRGATVTVHDPHAVPTALRRHPELDYAEALDDSVQGAQLIVLATEWPHFREADPKALAPLVAAPVLVDLRNLIDADAWRMAGWTVRQLGRPAQE; encoded by the coding sequence ATGCGCGTATCCGTCATCGGCTGTGGTCACCTGGGCATCCCCCACGCCGCTGCCATGGCCGAGATCGGCCACGAGGTCATCGGCGTAGACCTGGACCAGGCGAAGATCGACCGTCTCAACGTCGGCGAGTGCCCTATCTACGAGGACGGCCTGCCCGAACTCCTCAGCACCCACACCGCCACTGGACGACTGCGGTTCACCACCAGCCTCGAAGAGGCGGCCGAGTTCGCGGACGTCCACTTCCTCGCCGTGGGCACGCCGATCGACGCGGACGGACGCAGCTACGACACCGGACAGGTCTTCGGCGCCGCCCGCGCCCTCGCCCCGCACCTGTCTCGTCCGACGGTGATCATCGGCAAGTCCACCGTCACCGTCGGCACCTCACGCGACCTCGGCGCACTCCTCGCGCGTCTCTCCCCGGCCGGTGAGGACGTGGAGGTCGTCTGGAACCCGGAGTTCCTCCGCGAGGGCCACGCCATCGACGACACCCTGCGACCCGACCGGATCGTCGTCGGCGTCCCCTCGGCCCGCGCAGAGGACGCCGTACGCCAGGTCTACGCACCTCTCCTGGCGAACGGGATCCCGCTGTTCGTCACCGACCCCGCCACCGCCGAACTCATCAAGGGCGCCGCCAACGCCTACCTCGGCATGAAGATCTCGTTCATCAACGGTGTCGCCGACATGTGTACCGCTGCCGGAGCCGACGTCCAGCAGCTCACCGAGGCCATCGGACTCGACCCCCGTATCGGCCGCGGCGGCCTCAACGCCGACCCCGGCTACGGCGGCGGCTGCCTCCCCAAGGACGTCCGCGCCTTCACAGCCTCAGCCAGCACCCTCGGAGCCACCGAGGCAGCAATCCTCCTGCGGGCGGCAGAGCAGGTCAACGAATCCCGCCCCACCGCTGCGCTGAAGCTCATCGAGCGGACCCTCGGCCACCCCGTCGACGGCGTACGCGTCACCGTCTGGGGAGCTTCCTTCAAGGCTGGCACCGACGATGTCCGCGAATCCCCGGCCCTGGCGATCGCCGCCCTCATGCACCAGCGCGGTGCGACCGTCACCGTCCACGACCCGCACGCCGTGCCCACGGCACTGCGCCGACACCCGGAGCTCGACTACGCCGAAGCCCTCGACGACTCCGTCCAGGGCGCCCAACTGATCGTCCTGGCCACCGAGTGGCCCCACTTCCGAGAGGCCGACCCCAAGGCCCTCGCCCCACTGGTCGCGGCCCCGGTCCTCGTCGACCTCCGCAACCTCATCGACGCCGACGCCTGGCGCATGGCCGGATGGACCGTACGCCAGCTCGGACGACCCGCACAGGAATAG
- a CDS encoding helix-turn-helix domain-containing protein translates to MLEEAEEIGKRVRRARLRLGMPQADLATALGKSQGWVSKMERGLIELDRVGLLNQVAAELHVHPNDLIGRPYSSSPDDNQWQVAASSILRELRRYDLVPVFDGAPRPASQLWREVTRLHRLRDTASNVAILRVLPDLFREARALAEESEGHEREEAYAIYAVCCKFAHTAAHSLGHPELVAMACERAAWSARLSGDPVLPAVADWMRVWDMWATADWADALTLSDKAITSVEQEYDRGEPLAVRAWGTLQLRAAVSAARAGRASEAEDRIGHAKAAAERMDAYVGAPVYDRHSLTFSAGNVQIHAISVALEMGKQGKALEINRRTSPGLVGSLPNSRQGHHHMDVARAWLWDGNRGKALAELETAERIAPQLVRNHPIARSTLRSIVYAERAATREKLRRMSDRFHLDG, encoded by the coding sequence ATGCTGGAGGAAGCCGAGGAGATCGGCAAGCGCGTCCGCAGGGCGAGGCTGCGGTTGGGTATGCCACAGGCCGACCTTGCGACGGCCCTGGGGAAGTCGCAGGGCTGGGTGTCGAAGATGGAACGTGGCCTGATCGAGCTGGACAGGGTCGGGCTGCTCAACCAGGTGGCCGCGGAGCTGCACGTCCATCCGAACGACCTGATCGGGCGGCCGTACAGCAGCTCCCCAGACGACAACCAGTGGCAGGTTGCCGCCTCGTCGATCTTGCGCGAGCTGCGCCGCTACGACCTCGTCCCCGTCTTCGACGGGGCTCCGCGGCCCGCATCACAGCTGTGGCGTGAGGTGACCCGGCTGCACCGCTTGCGGGACACCGCTTCCAACGTGGCGATTCTCCGCGTTCTCCCGGACCTGTTCCGCGAGGCGCGCGCCCTGGCTGAGGAGTCGGAGGGGCACGAGCGGGAGGAGGCGTATGCCATCTACGCCGTGTGCTGCAAGTTCGCGCACACCGCCGCCCACTCCCTCGGGCACCCCGAACTGGTCGCCATGGCCTGCGAGCGGGCCGCCTGGTCAGCCAGGTTGTCGGGAGATCCGGTGCTGCCCGCCGTCGCCGACTGGATGAGGGTCTGGGACATGTGGGCGACGGCTGACTGGGCCGACGCTCTGACGCTCTCGGACAAGGCGATCACCTCGGTGGAGCAGGAGTACGACCGTGGTGAGCCGCTGGCCGTGCGGGCCTGGGGCACGCTGCAGCTACGGGCTGCGGTCTCCGCCGCCCGAGCCGGCCGCGCCTCGGAGGCCGAGGACCGGATCGGACACGCGAAGGCTGCTGCCGAGCGCATGGACGCGTATGTCGGGGCACCGGTGTACGACCGGCATTCGCTGACGTTCTCCGCCGGGAACGTGCAGATCCACGCGATCAGCGTGGCGCTGGAGATGGGCAAGCAGGGCAAGGCGCTGGAGATAAACCGCCGTACCAGCCCGGGACTGGTGGGTTCGCTGCCCAACTCCCGCCAGGGACATCACCACATGGATGTCGCGCGAGCCTGGTTGTGGGACGGGAACCGGGGAAAGGCCCTGGCCGAACTGGAGACAGCCGAGCGGATCGCGCCCCAGCTCGTACGGAACCACCCCATCGCCCGTTCGACGCTTCGCAGCATCGTCTACGCGGAACGAGCAGCCACGCGGGAGAAGCTGCGGCGCATGTCCGACCGCTTCCACCTGGACGGATAG
- a CDS encoding NAD(P)-dependent oxidoreductase — protein sequence MTVVTVLHPGSMGAAVTAELVAGGHEVLWVPKERSENTWRRAREVRATACDSLAEALSRSAVVLSVCPPQAAEDVAAAVAAHAFAGAYVDVNAISPQRVQRIAEEIRPGSGVVDGAVFGPPPGEGRTARLYLAGVGSAVDLVEPLFTDSSLDVCRAGEAIGSASALKMAFASYQKAARTLAGVSHALAHAHGVGDQLTAEAEIMVSAILSDPGYLPSVAARAWRWAPEMEEVADTLRAADLPADMAEATARALSFWEQDKDQYDLPVAQVLSQLRSGRTA from the coding sequence GTGACCGTCGTGACCGTCTTGCACCCGGGATCTATGGGCGCGGCGGTCACCGCCGAGCTTGTCGCCGGCGGCCATGAGGTGCTGTGGGTGCCCAAGGAACGCAGTGAGAACACGTGGCGCCGCGCGAGGGAGGTCCGCGCCACAGCTTGCGACTCGCTCGCGGAAGCGTTGTCCCGTAGCGCGGTCGTTCTCTCGGTCTGCCCACCGCAGGCGGCGGAAGACGTGGCAGCGGCCGTGGCTGCGCACGCCTTCGCTGGGGCGTACGTCGATGTCAATGCCATCAGTCCCCAGCGCGTACAGCGCATCGCGGAGGAGATCCGCCCCGGCTCCGGGGTCGTCGACGGCGCCGTCTTCGGTCCGCCGCCAGGTGAAGGGCGTACGGCACGGCTCTATCTCGCAGGGGTCGGCTCCGCCGTCGACCTGGTGGAGCCGCTGTTCACGGACTCTTCGTTGGATGTGTGCCGGGCAGGCGAGGCCATCGGTTCGGCTTCCGCCCTGAAGATGGCCTTCGCCAGTTACCAGAAGGCCGCTCGTACTCTCGCGGGGGTCTCCCACGCGCTCGCACACGCCCATGGAGTCGGCGACCAGCTCACAGCTGAAGCCGAGATCATGGTCTCGGCGATCCTCTCCGATCCGGGGTACCTGCCGAGCGTGGCTGCCAGGGCCTGGCGCTGGGCGCCTGAGATGGAAGAGGTCGCCGATACTCTCCGGGCGGCCGACCTGCCCGCGGACATGGCCGAGGCCACGGCTCGGGCCCTTTCATTCTGGGAGCAGGACAAGGACCAGTACGACTTGCCGGTCGCGCAGGTTCTCTCTCAGCTCCGGTCGGGAAGAACCGCTTGA
- the dcd gene encoding dCTP deaminase: MLLSDKDIRAEIDAGRVRIDPFDASMVQPSSIDVRLDRYFRVFENHRYPHIDPAVEQTDLTRMVEPEGDEAFILHPGEFVLASTYEVISLPDDLASRLEGKSSLGRLGLVTHSTAGFIDPGFSGHVTLELSNVATLPIKLWPGMKIGQLCLFKLSSSSEFPYGSERYGSRYQGQRGPTASRSFMNFHRTQV; encoded by the coding sequence GTGCTTCTCTCAGATAAGGACATCCGGGCCGAGATCGACGCCGGACGGGTACGCATTGACCCGTTCGACGCGTCGATGGTGCAGCCCTCGAGCATCGATGTGCGGCTCGACCGCTACTTCCGGGTGTTCGAGAACCACCGCTATCCGCATATCGACCCTGCCGTGGAGCAGACAGACCTGACCCGCATGGTCGAGCCGGAGGGTGACGAGGCGTTCATCCTCCACCCCGGTGAGTTCGTGCTCGCTTCCACCTACGAGGTCATCTCGCTCCCCGACGATCTCGCGTCGCGACTGGAGGGCAAGAGCTCGCTGGGTCGGCTCGGGCTGGTGACGCACTCGACGGCCGGGTTCATCGACCCCGGCTTCTCCGGTCACGTGACCCTGGAGCTGTCGAACGTCGCGACGCTGCCGATCAAGCTCTGGCCGGGTATGAAGATCGGACAGCTGTGCCTGTTCAAGCTCAGCTCGTCGTCGGAGTTCCCGTACGGCTCCGAGCGGTACGGCTCCCGGTACCAGGGGCAGCGCGGGCCGACGGCCTCGCGTTCGTTCATGAACTTCCATCGGACACAGGTGTGA
- a CDS encoding phosphoribosyltransferase, with translation MSGDVRENLTYEGFGLAVRELAQAVADDGYEPDVVLSIARGGVFVAGGLAYALDCKNIHLVNVEFYTGVGTTLEMPVMLAPVPNAIDFSRKKVLIADDVADTGKTLKLVRDFCIDHVAEVRSAVIYEKPHSLVKCEYVWKKTDQWINFPWSVEKPVVRREGQVLDS, from the coding sequence ATGAGCGGTGACGTGCGGGAGAACCTGACGTACGAGGGCTTCGGGCTGGCCGTGCGCGAACTCGCGCAGGCCGTGGCCGACGACGGGTACGAGCCGGACGTGGTCCTCAGCATCGCGCGGGGCGGGGTCTTCGTCGCGGGCGGGCTGGCGTACGCGCTGGACTGCAAGAACATCCACCTGGTCAACGTGGAGTTCTATACGGGCGTGGGAACCACCCTCGAGATGCCGGTCATGCTGGCACCCGTCCCCAACGCGATCGACTTCTCGCGCAAGAAGGTCCTGATCGCCGACGACGTGGCCGACACCGGTAAGACCCTGAAGCTGGTGCGGGACTTCTGCATCGACCACGTCGCCGAGGTCCGCAGCGCGGTCATCTACGAGAAGCCGCACTCGCTCGTGAAGTGCGAGTACGTGTGGAAGAAGACCGACCAGTGGATCAACTTCCCGTGGAGCGTGGAGAAGCCCGTCGTGCGCCGTGAGGGACAGGTGCTCGACTCCTAG
- a CDS encoding Yip1 family protein has translation MAGFRIGRGRDNNRTPQQHPQQQPYGTQAPPPSYGQQSWPPAGGTGAPPYNGGHQGRPRTAGHQGGQSAGRHGEPEYFGDPYHQAPPQDPYANNPGHTQAFSINEDPYNDGNTYLSGQAPAQHAGPRLPWKDLLKGIVMRPGPTFWQMRDYPVWGPALVVTFLYGLLALFGFDQARDEAINATISTAVPYVVVTGIGFVIGGLVLGAVTHTLARQLGGTGSWQPTVGFSMLIMSITDAPRLLFAVFLGGENLLVQVLGWITWLAAGALFTSMVSKSHDLPWPKALGASAIQLIALLSIIKLGTI, from the coding sequence GTGGCTGGATTCAGGATCGGACGCGGCCGGGACAACAACCGCACCCCGCAACAACACCCGCAGCAGCAGCCGTACGGCACGCAGGCACCGCCTCCGTCGTACGGCCAGCAGTCATGGCCCCCGGCAGGGGGCACCGGCGCTCCGCCGTACAACGGCGGGCACCAGGGCCGCCCTCGCACCGCCGGGCACCAGGGCGGGCAGAGCGCGGGCAGACACGGGGAGCCGGAGTACTTCGGTGATCCGTATCACCAGGCCCCGCCGCAGGACCCGTACGCCAACAACCCGGGTCACACGCAGGCGTTCAGCATCAACGAGGACCCGTACAACGACGGGAACACGTACCTCTCCGGGCAGGCGCCCGCCCAGCACGCAGGCCCGCGCCTGCCCTGGAAGGACCTGCTCAAGGGCATCGTGATGCGGCCGGGCCCGACGTTCTGGCAGATGCGCGACTACCCGGTCTGGGGCCCCGCGCTCGTCGTCACGTTCCTCTACGGCCTGCTCGCGCTCTTCGGCTTCGACCAGGCCCGCGACGAGGCGATCAACGCGACGATCTCCACCGCCGTGCCGTACGTCGTCGTCACGGGCATCGGCTTCGTCATCGGCGGGCTGGTCCTCGGCGCGGTCACCCACACCCTGGCCCGCCAGCTCGGCGGCACCGGCTCCTGGCAGCCGACCGTGGGCTTCTCGATGCTGATCATGTCGATCACGGACGCCCCGCGCCTGCTCTTCGCGGTATTCCTCGGCGGCGAGAACCTCCTCGTGCAGGTGCTCGGCTGGATCACCTGGCTGGCCGCCGGCGCGCTGTTCACCTCCATGGTGAGCAAGTCGCACGACCTGCCGTGGCCGAAGGCGCTGGGCGCCTCCGCGATTCAGCTGATCGCCCTGCTGTCGATCATCAAACTAGGGACGATCTGA
- a CDS encoding FG-GAP repeat domain-containing protein, which translates to MRTRITPPLPRSTTGSTARSTAALAAGAACLLLLTACGSPSSASDPSSAPTAATGKNGDAPPKALAGTADIPRVPVPRGKGSRTADDFNGDGNRDLVIDDLVKAPQDSHGDDVGIGVVYGSGDGGLDPAARQLLSARTHAAKSGDTLPVAFDAQAACDLDADGFTDLVVATDPPYNGIGRPPIPLQVLFGSPEGLTGKAVTLRIPDRARFGNEWPDHPVCGDFDGDDRTDLAVTAGEGRISYLRGPFTRAGAPRAAASLPGGGPYLAAPEPRADTNGDGYDDLVHSAKPLRPGTAATATLLLGSATGPARPGGTYRVKAPAHGVPTAPVRSGSGPTETTLLRYADFDGDKKPDTAVRTYRGEETDLIALYPSTTPDRPRLTFSTALFLP; encoded by the coding sequence GTGCGGACACGCATCACACCGCCCCTGCCGAGATCCACGACCGGGTCCACCGCCAGGTCCACCGCCGCGCTCGCCGCCGGCGCCGCCTGCCTGCTCCTCCTGACCGCCTGCGGCAGCCCCTCCTCGGCCAGTGACCCCTCGTCCGCACCCACCGCGGCGACGGGCAAGAACGGCGACGCCCCGCCCAAGGCACTCGCCGGTACCGCCGACATTCCCCGCGTCCCGGTCCCGCGCGGCAAGGGAAGCCGTACGGCCGACGACTTCAACGGCGACGGAAACCGCGACCTCGTCATCGACGACCTGGTGAAGGCCCCGCAGGACAGCCACGGCGACGACGTGGGGATCGGCGTCGTCTACGGCTCCGGGGACGGCGGCCTCGACCCTGCGGCGCGCCAGCTCCTCAGCGCTCGGACGCACGCGGCCAAGTCCGGCGACACACTCCCGGTCGCGTTCGACGCCCAGGCGGCCTGTGACCTCGACGCCGACGGATTCACCGACCTGGTGGTGGCCACGGACCCCCCGTACAACGGCATCGGCCGGCCGCCCATACCGCTCCAGGTCCTCTTCGGCTCCCCCGAGGGCCTGACCGGCAAAGCCGTCACCCTCCGCATCCCCGACAGGGCCCGGTTCGGCAACGAATGGCCCGACCACCCGGTCTGCGGCGACTTCGACGGCGACGACCGCACCGACCTCGCCGTCACGGCGGGCGAGGGCCGGATCAGCTACCTCCGGGGTCCGTTCACCCGAGCCGGAGCCCCGCGCGCCGCCGCGTCCCTGCCGGGCGGCGGCCCGTACCTCGCCGCCCCGGAGCCCCGCGCCGACACGAACGGCGACGGTTACGACGACCTCGTCCACTCCGCCAAGCCGCTCCGGCCGGGCACAGCCGCCACGGCCACCCTCCTGCTCGGTTCCGCGACCGGTCCGGCCCGCCCGGGGGGCACGTACCGCGTCAAGGCCCCGGCGCACGGTGTCCCGACGGCTCCGGTCCGCAGCGGCTCGGGACCCACGGAGACGACACTGCTCCGTTACGCGGACTTCGACGGCGACAAGAAGCCCGACACCGCCGTCCGCACGTACCGCGGCGAGGAGACGGACCTGATCGCCCTGTACCCGTCGACAACCCCGGACCGCCCGCGCCTCACGTTCAGCACGGCCCTGTTCCTGCCCTGA
- a CDS encoding (Fe-S)-binding protein, whose protein sequence is MQLAAIIVSLVITVVAVALFGRAIAQIYRFVRLGQPVPAGTRTGDPTQRTITLAKEFLGHTRMNRWGIVGFAHWFVAVGFFSLLLTIVNAFGQLFQADWLIPYIGDWLPYEIFTEFLGLMTVLGIVTLIVIRQLNRPGKAGRKSRFAGSKTGQAYFVEAVILIVGVCIMTLRGLEGAQHHVTSWEPGFFASYPLVAAFDGLSLGTLQQITYAVAALKIVTSFTWMITVSLNTNMGVAWHRFLGFPNIWFKRNANGSVALGPLQPMTSGGKEIDFEDPGEDDVFGVSQVEQFSWKGILDFSTCTECGRCQSQCPAWNTGKPLSPKLLIMSLRDHAHAKAPYLLAGGGKDMEGNEKATPEQLKDVPASALAEAERPLIGTAEENGVIDPDVLWSCTSCGACVEQCPVDIEHIDHIVDMRRYQVMIESAFPSEAGTMLKNLEKKGNPWGLAKKQRVEWTKEVDFEVPIVGKDVEDLSEVDYLYWVGCAGALEDRAKKTTKAFAELLHIAGVKFAIMGGDEKCTGDSPRRLGNEPLFQQLGQENVAMLNMAFGESLDEEGGVDESTKKPKSSKKIVATCPHCFNTIANEYPQLGGEYEVIHHTQLLQHLVDEGKLIPVTPVEGLITYHDPCYLGRHNKVYTPPREIIASVPGLRNEEMHRHKERGFCCGAGGARMWMEERIGKRINNERVDEALSLNPDIVSTACPFCLVMLTDSVNGKKNEGQAKESIQVVDVSQLLLESVKTPADPAGEPETADAPEPEPAK, encoded by the coding sequence ATGCAACTCGCCGCGATCATCGTGTCGCTGGTCATCACGGTGGTGGCCGTCGCGCTTTTCGGCCGCGCCATCGCGCAGATCTACCGCTTCGTGCGACTCGGTCAGCCCGTACCCGCGGGCACCCGCACGGGTGACCCCACACAGCGCACCATCACGCTGGCCAAGGAGTTCCTCGGCCACACCCGTATGAACCGCTGGGGCATCGTCGGCTTCGCGCACTGGTTCGTGGCGGTGGGCTTCTTCTCGCTGCTGCTCACGATCGTCAACGCCTTCGGCCAGCTCTTCCAGGCCGACTGGCTGATCCCGTACATCGGCGACTGGCTGCCGTACGAGATCTTCACCGAGTTCCTCGGTCTGATGACGGTCCTGGGCATCGTGACCCTGATCGTGATCCGTCAGCTGAACCGGCCGGGCAAGGCCGGCCGCAAGTCCCGCTTCGCGGGCTCCAAGACCGGCCAGGCGTACTTCGTCGAGGCCGTCATCCTCATCGTCGGCGTCTGCATCATGACGCTGCGCGGCCTCGAGGGAGCCCAGCACCACGTGACCAGCTGGGAGCCGGGCTTCTTCGCCTCGTACCCGCTGGTCGCCGCCTTCGACGGGCTGAGCCTCGGCACGCTCCAGCAGATCACCTACGCCGTCGCGGCACTCAAGATCGTCACGTCCTTCACCTGGATGATCACGGTCTCGCTCAACACCAACATGGGTGTGGCCTGGCACCGCTTCCTCGGCTTCCCGAACATCTGGTTCAAGCGGAACGCCAACGGTTCGGTCGCGCTCGGCCCGCTGCAGCCGATGACCTCGGGCGGCAAGGAGATCGACTTCGAGGACCCGGGCGAGGACGACGTCTTCGGCGTCTCCCAGGTCGAGCAGTTCTCCTGGAAGGGCATCCTCGACTTCTCCACGTGCACCGAGTGCGGCCGCTGCCAGTCGCAGTGCCCCGCCTGGAACACCGGCAAGCCGCTCTCCCCGAAGCTCCTCATCATGTCGCTGCGCGACCACGCGCACGCCAAGGCCCCGTACCTGCTCGCAGGCGGCGGCAAGGACATGGAGGGCAACGAGAAGGCCACCCCCGAGCAGCTCAAGGACGTCCCCGCCTCGGCACTCGCCGAGGCCGAGCGCCCCCTCATCGGCACCGCCGAGGAGAACGGCGTCATCGACCCGGACGTCCTGTGGTCCTGCACCAGCTGCGGCGCCTGCGTCGAGCAGTGCCCGGTCGACATCGAGCACATCGACCACATCGTCGACATGCGCCGCTACCAGGTGATGATCGAGTCCGCGTTCCCGTCCGAGGCGGGCACGATGCTCAAGAACCTGGAGAAGAAGGGCAACCCCTGGGGTCTTGCCAAGAAGCAGCGCGTCGAGTGGACCAAGGAAGTCGACTTCGAGGTCCCGATCGTCGGCAAGGACGTCGAGGACCTCTCCGAGGTCGACTACCTCTACTGGGTCGGCTGCGCAGGCGCCCTCGAGGACCGGGCGAAGAAGACCACGAAGGCGTTCGCCGAACTCCTCCACATCGCGGGCGTGAAGTTCGCGATCATGGGCGGCGACGAGAAGTGCACCGGCGACTCGCCCCGCCGCCTGGGCAACGAGCCGCTGTTCCAGCAGCTCGGCCAGGAGAACGTCGCGATGCTGAACATGGCGTTCGGTGAGTCCCTCGACGAGGAGGGCGGGGTGGACGAGTCGACGAAGAAGCCCAAGTCGTCGAAGAAGATCGTCGCCACCTGCCCGCACTGCTTCAACACCATCGCCAACGAGTACCCGCAGCTCGGCGGCGAGTACGAGGTCATCCACCACACGCAGTTGCTCCAGCACCTGGTGGACGAGGGCAAGCTGATCCCCGTGACCCCGGTCGAGGGCCTGATCACGTACCACGACCCGTGCTACCTGGGCCGTCACAACAAGGTCTACACGCCCCCGCGCGAGATCATCGCGAGCGTTCCGGGTCTGCGGAACGAGGAGATGCACCGCCACAAGGAGCGCGGCTTCTGCTGCGGTGCCGGTGGTGCCCGGATGTGGATGGAGGAGCGGATCGGCAAGCGCATCAACAACGAGCGCGTCGACGAAGCCCTCTCCCTCAACCCGGACATCGTCTCCACCGCCTGCCCGTTCTGCCTCGTCATGCTGACCGACTCGGTCAACGGCAAGAAGAACGAGGGCCAGGCCAAGGAGTCGATCCAGGTGGTCGACGTCTCGCAGCTGCTGCTCGAGTCCGTGAAGACCCCGGCGGACCCGGCGGGCGAGCCGGAAACGGCGGACGCACCGGAGCCGGAACCGGCGAAGTAG
- a CDS encoding sugar transferase: protein MRNANRTAVRTRAHAPSRTARTVKTARTARTARTARNARTKATAKAVAAFVRTVKRAVTFAAWRAAARPTAKRLLDLTLGTALLALASPALALGALALAVRRPAGGVLAREQRTGLDGRTFELRSLRTRHCRLDLLSRLPHVVRGELSLVGPAPLAPGDPRTEGPGARRWRQELRPGLTGLAQVRARSGMPWDEPALLDQHYAEHHWMGLDLAILAEAVRLPLRAALRAVLYRLPRGGKGGLSDADHRLPGYSVAE, encoded by the coding sequence ATGCGGAACGCGAACCGGACTGCGGTACGAACCAGGGCCCACGCCCCTTCACGGACGGCCAGGACCGTCAAGACGGCCAGGACGGCCAGGACGGCCAGGACGGCCAGGAACGCCAGGACGAAGGCAACGGCGAAGGCGGTCGCGGCCTTCGTCCGTACGGTGAAGCGCGCCGTCACCTTCGCGGCCTGGCGCGCCGCCGCCCGGCCGACGGCCAAGCGGCTCCTCGACCTCACGCTCGGCACGGCCCTCCTCGCCCTCGCCTCCCCCGCGCTCGCCCTCGGTGCCCTCGCGCTCGCCGTACGACGCCCCGCCGGTGGCGTACTGGCACGTGAACAGCGGACCGGCCTCGACGGCCGGACCTTCGAGCTGCGCTCCCTGCGCACCCGCCACTGCCGCCTCGACCTGCTGTCCCGGCTGCCCCACGTCGTAAGGGGAGAGCTCTCACTCGTCGGTCCCGCGCCGCTCGCGCCGGGCGACCCCAGGACCGAGGGGCCCGGGGCCAGGCGCTGGCGTCAGGAGCTGCGGCCGGGCCTGACGGGGCTCGCCCAGGTACGGGCGCGCTCCGGGATGCCCTGGGACGAACCGGCCCTGCTCGACCAGCACTACGCCGAGCACCACTGGATGGGGCTCGACCTGGCGATTCTGGCCGAAGCGGTACGCCTTCCCCTGCGGGCGGCCCTGCGCGCCGTCCTGTACCGGTTGCCGCGCGGCGGCAAGGGCGGCCTGAGCGACGCAGATCACCGCCTGCCCGGCTACAGCGTGGCGGAATAA